In Parasegetibacter sp. NRK P23, a single genomic region encodes these proteins:
- a CDS encoding LamG domain-containing protein yields MKTIFTLLALTISTLICAQSNTAISLDGTDDYLSIPASASVSQLPEFTVEGWVYWNGTGNGCMYAETIAGSNDPVFSIVARSADGGRLALKLTDGTGTGLNIQPATGTIATNRWVHVAVVRTSGTNLKVYIDGQLTDDLNFTAPSSWTPDAVSAGVRRSATNTDFFSGRMDELRLWSVARTQQQIKANMLGKGLNNDMPSLVASYRFNEGSGTSALNSGTVNTGVDATLINGGTWVASPIQFTANALHFDQANDRFGAPVATTATTNVTMEAWIYHNGGRGTDHMIMTNGVANSNGYALFINTQLRLLVSVGNGLYGTTFYVPTDQWCHLAMVFSTTGVTVYANGTPIYTNNVLPTTPVGSFVMGYRDGFGQPYDGGIDEVRIWNVARTQSEIQAAMYGEIDPATPGLAAYYTFNQGVTDGDNSGLTTVVDQAGNFNGTITNFALTGTTSNYIGQQNTLSVLPVRWQSFTATAVNGNVMLNWGTAQEINTRDFTVEHSTDQTNWRGIATIAGAGSSNSPKDYHYRHDAPAAGRNYYRIRQTDLDGAYTYSELRSVLINKTATALRVLGNPVSHGTLRFSLSVDRATQVTLYHADGRAVWSAKLGAGIHEIPATGLPAGTYVLRCAEGSQQVLVH; encoded by the coding sequence ATGAAGACCATTTTTACACTTTTGGCCTTAACTATTTCAACCCTTATTTGCGCGCAGTCCAATACCGCCATCAGTCTCGATGGTACGGACGATTACCTGTCTATTCCAGCCTCCGCGTCCGTGAGTCAGCTCCCGGAGTTTACCGTTGAGGGATGGGTATACTGGAACGGAACCGGCAATGGCTGTATGTATGCTGAAACAATTGCTGGAAGTAATGATCCTGTATTCAGCATTGTGGCGCGTTCTGCCGACGGTGGCCGGCTTGCGCTGAAATTGACAGATGGCACAGGAACCGGCCTCAATATTCAACCGGCCACGGGTACCATCGCCACCAACCGGTGGGTGCACGTAGCGGTGGTACGAACCTCTGGTACAAACCTTAAAGTGTACATCGATGGGCAACTGACGGATGACCTGAATTTCACCGCGCCAAGTTCCTGGACGCCTGATGCCGTTAGCGCCGGTGTGCGCCGTTCAGCAACAAATACTGATTTTTTCAGCGGCAGGATGGATGAGCTACGGCTGTGGAGCGTCGCCCGCACACAGCAGCAAATCAAAGCGAACATGCTGGGCAAGGGACTGAACAATGATATGCCTTCACTCGTTGCCAGTTACCGCTTCAATGAGGGTTCGGGTACCTCAGCCTTAAATTCCGGCACGGTAAATACAGGTGTTGACGCCACGCTGATCAACGGTGGAACCTGGGTGGCCAGCCCAATCCAGTTTACGGCGAACGCCTTGCATTTCGACCAGGCGAACGATCGTTTCGGGGCTCCGGTCGCTACCACAGCAACCACCAATGTTACCATGGAAGCCTGGATTTACCACAACGGCGGCAGGGGCACGGACCATATGATCATGACCAATGGAGTAGCTAACTCTAACGGTTATGCGTTATTTATCAATACCCAGCTCCGGTTGCTGGTCTCGGTAGGTAACGGTCTTTATGGAACAACATTTTATGTTCCCACCGACCAGTGGTGCCACCTCGCTATGGTGTTCAGTACTACCGGGGTTACCGTTTACGCCAATGGCACACCTATCTACACCAATAATGTACTGCCTACGACACCCGTGGGTTCATTTGTGATGGGATACAGGGATGGATTCGGCCAGCCTTACGATGGGGGTATAGACGAGGTCAGAATCTGGAATGTTGCCCGCACCCAGTCTGAGATACAGGCAGCCATGTACGGAGAAATCGATCCCGCAACACCGGGCCTTGCCGCATACTATACTTTTAACCAGGGTGTGACCGATGGCGACAACAGCGGCCTTACAACCGTTGTTGATCAGGCGGGAAACTTCAATGGCACCATTACGAATTTCGCGCTGACCGGCACGACTTCAAATTACATCGGGCAGCAAAACACACTATCGGTATTGCCTGTGCGCTGGCAGTCCTTCACGGCAACTGCGGTGAACGGGAACGTGATGCTTAACTGGGGCACCGCCCAGGAGATCAATACCCGCGACTTCACGGTGGAGCACAGTACGGACCAAACCAACTGGCGGGGTATCGCAACAATAGCCGGTGCGGGCTCCAGCAACAGTCCTAAGGATTATCATTACAGGCACGACGCTCCTGCTGCGGGCCGTAACTATTACCGCATCCGCCAAACGGACCTTGACGGGGCATATACCTATTCCGAACTACGGAGTGTACTTATCAATAAAACCGCAACAGCGTTGAGGGTATTGGGCAATCCTGTCAGTCATGGCACGCTGAGGTTCAGCCTGTCTGTTGACCGTGCAACACAGGTTACCCTCTATCACGCGGATGGCCGTGCCGTGTGGAGCGCAAAACTTGGCGCCGGTATTCATGAGATTCCTGCCACAGGATTACCAGCCGGAACTTATGTGTTGCGTTGCGCCGAAGGCAGCCAGCAGGTGCTTGTGCACTAG
- a CDS encoding DUF11 domain-containing protein — protein sequence MSASLRACLIVVFLWAFSQHSFSQLSDLHYLPKQISGAFVDQRIYLSTPETTPFSVNVYVGTASTPTTTISLSNAATASYDPGGTDNNITLLTAANTGLVNSSAGLRFESPGGQKFYVNWRGKSANQASSLTSKGRAALGTAFKWVGAPNKGTNTAILTNSLGIMATEDNTVVDIFGYDPNCTFRSGNTEAGITSDAISVTLNKGQTYVLEAPLTNASNQSGWIGSSVTSTKPIAVNIGQMHYQPHTVGSQDCAIDQIIPENRLGKEYIFVRGNGTDNLEFPVIIGTQNDTKIYVNGSATPLATINAGEFYKIASTYYSTNSPTGSAPGGNMYVRVSKEAYAVQSLGGSSNEATADLNFIAPVNCLLANSLDNIPDVSNIAGTTISGGITIISSSAVSEENITVTYGSNTVSTATLTAAKKNVAGSSDWNTYYLSGLSGNVKVSSTGPLAVGYFGFSGVAGASGYFSGFETIPTIEVQRIGDGCLPSTLLNATPGFTAYTWYRNGTVVPGINSNSYAPTTAGKFTVTVTNGSCAYTSANQYIYDCNSEIIVKTTANKAGILAGETVTFQIAVSYLSDVNVTDLVVSALVPSNVTVTGTSATFGSVSNTGATYTWNIGTMRNGEEHLLNITAVGNTVATPTSGTLTVSKTQTFSMGTEINKVADDFSETVTVYSALSAEPTAPATGLYFTNTGSAHPYNNVLNFSPSSSAAGYLIVRSTGATPGFVPVDGSSYTVDDIVSGGTIIYVGSDTAVTDYSALADVNYHYAIHAYNGGGAASNYLTSAPLLAVVNNRPGATFAMSAANSSTSAGFADLGINVTFRNGLGGTGTSLTASRYTGTTPPSPTNGRPAGYTIQPLYFTVSSSVGSPGSYTIVLDFSELALSQVMWQDARLLKRSGSGSAWADITGNILTYTTDGIPGKLVVSGLSSFSDFAVATPGGTLPVQWVSFNAKARGNDVELTWQTGTEVNTDAYEVQHSNNAINWYAIGNVKAAGNSGTARNYRFLHTGANAGTHYYRLLQKDNDGSSQFSKTLYLRISDDAPTITIMGNPVVNGQLKFRSTSKTTVVLRATDGRLIKEMDAAAGVNQMDVQHLPSGTYLLSYDKQVLKIIIR from the coding sequence ATGAGTGCCAGTCTAAGGGCATGCCTTATCGTAGTATTTCTATGGGCCTTTTCCCAACATTCTTTTTCTCAACTGAGTGACCTGCATTACCTCCCAAAACAGATCAGCGGCGCTTTCGTGGACCAGCGAATTTACCTTTCAACACCGGAAACCACGCCGTTTTCGGTGAACGTGTATGTGGGTACAGCGAGTACCCCGACTACCACGATATCCCTTTCCAATGCCGCCACCGCTTCCTACGATCCAGGGGGCACCGACAACAACATCACCTTGCTGACGGCCGCCAATACCGGATTGGTCAACAGTTCAGCCGGGCTGCGTTTCGAGTCCCCCGGCGGTCAGAAATTCTATGTAAACTGGCGTGGAAAAAGCGCGAACCAGGCGTCTTCGCTTACCTCTAAAGGAAGAGCCGCGCTGGGAACGGCTTTCAAATGGGTTGGCGCGCCCAATAAGGGAACCAATACTGCCATATTAACCAATTCACTCGGCATAATGGCCACAGAGGACAATACCGTGGTAGACATATTCGGTTACGACCCTAACTGTACCTTTCGGTCCGGGAACACGGAAGCGGGCATCACTTCCGATGCCATCTCTGTTACACTGAACAAAGGCCAGACGTACGTACTGGAAGCGCCGCTCACCAACGCCAGCAACCAGAGTGGCTGGATCGGTTCCAGCGTCACCTCCACTAAACCCATCGCCGTTAATATCGGCCAGATGCATTACCAGCCACATACAGTAGGTAGCCAGGACTGTGCAATTGACCAGATCATCCCTGAAAACCGGTTGGGAAAAGAATATATTTTTGTTCGCGGAAATGGTACAGACAATCTTGAGTTTCCAGTCATCATCGGCACTCAGAATGACACGAAAATCTATGTGAACGGCTCCGCCACACCGCTTGCCACCATAAACGCGGGGGAATTTTACAAGATCGCATCAACTTATTATTCCACCAATTCGCCAACAGGATCAGCTCCGGGTGGCAACATGTATGTCCGCGTTTCAAAAGAAGCTTATGCCGTTCAATCATTGGGCGGGTCTTCGAATGAGGCGACTGCTGACCTCAACTTTATCGCGCCTGTAAACTGCCTGCTGGCGAATTCACTCGACAATATTCCCGATGTATCCAATATAGCGGGCACCACCATATCGGGTGGCATCACCATCATTTCATCTTCAGCCGTATCGGAAGAAAACATCACGGTCACTTACGGTAGCAATACAGTGTCAACGGCAACCCTTACCGCCGCGAAAAAAAACGTGGCGGGTAGTTCAGACTGGAACACTTATTACCTGAGCGGCCTGTCCGGCAACGTTAAGGTTTCCTCTACCGGACCCCTGGCGGTAGGTTACTTCGGGTTCTCCGGAGTGGCAGGCGCCTCCGGCTACTTCTCCGGGTTTGAAACCATCCCCACCATTGAAGTGCAGCGAATCGGAGACGGGTGCCTGCCCAGCACCTTACTGAATGCCACACCGGGCTTCACTGCCTACACCTGGTACCGCAACGGCACCGTGGTACCGGGGATCAACAGCAACAGTTACGCGCCCACCACCGCGGGTAAATTCACGGTTACCGTTACGAACGGAAGCTGCGCCTACACTTCCGCCAACCAATACATTTATGACTGCAACTCTGAAATCATCGTAAAAACAACAGCCAACAAAGCGGGTATACTGGCCGGAGAAACTGTTACCTTCCAGATAGCTGTGAGCTACCTCAGTGACGTGAACGTAACCGATCTGGTAGTATCCGCACTGGTGCCATCCAATGTAACGGTTACCGGCACATCAGCAACTTTTGGCTCCGTGTCCAACACCGGCGCCACCTATACCTGGAATATCGGGACCATGAGAAACGGAGAAGAACACCTGCTCAATATAACCGCAGTCGGAAACACTGTCGCCACCCCTACCAGCGGAACGCTGACGGTTTCAAAAACACAAACCTTCTCCATGGGGACGGAAATCAATAAGGTGGCGGATGACTTTTCAGAAACCGTTACCGTGTACAGCGCACTCTCCGCGGAGCCTACCGCGCCGGCAACGGGCCTATATTTCACCAATACAGGTTCTGCCCATCCATACAACAATGTATTGAACTTTTCTCCTTCATCCAGCGCCGCCGGATACCTGATAGTAAGGAGTACCGGCGCTACGCCAGGTTTTGTACCAGTTGATGGTTCCAGTTATACCGTAGACGATATCGTGTCGGGCGGCACCATCATCTATGTGGGCTCAGATACAGCCGTAACAGACTACAGTGCGCTGGCGGATGTAAACTATCATTATGCCATTCATGCATACAATGGTGGTGGCGCAGCATCAAACTATCTCACCTCGGCACCTTTACTGGCCGTGGTAAACAACCGCCCTGGAGCTACCTTCGCCATGAGCGCCGCCAACTCCAGTACCTCGGCAGGTTTCGCCGACCTCGGCATCAATGTGACGTTCAGGAACGGATTAGGCGGTACGGGAACTAGCCTTACAGCATCAAGGTATACCGGAACCACGCCGCCTTCGCCCACCAATGGAAGACCTGCAGGCTATACGATTCAGCCCCTTTACTTTACGGTTAGCTCATCCGTTGGCTCGCCGGGGAGTTACACCATCGTTCTGGACTTCTCCGAACTGGCGCTCTCACAGGTGATGTGGCAGGACGCCAGGCTACTGAAAAGAAGCGGCTCTGGATCAGCCTGGGCCGATATCACAGGGAATATCCTGACCTACACCACAGACGGTATTCCGGGCAAACTCGTTGTGAGTGGCCTGAGCAGCTTCTCCGACTTCGCCGTAGCTACACCTGGCGGAACCCTTCCGGTACAATGGGTATCGTTCAACGCCAAAGCACGCGGCAACGATGTTGAACTGACCTGGCAAACCGGGACAGAAGTAAATACCGATGCCTACGAAGTGCAGCACAGCAATAACGCCATCAACTGGTATGCCATTGGCAATGTTAAAGCCGCCGGCAACAGTGGAACCGCGCGCAACTACAGGTTCCTTCACACCGGCGCCAACGCGGGCACCCACTATTACAGGCTGCTCCAGAAAGATAATGACGGCAGCTCACAGTTCAGTAAAACCCTCTACCTGCGGATAAGCGACGACGCGCCAACGATCACGATTATGGGTAACCCTGTAGTGAACGGCCAGCTTAAATTCAGGTCAACGAGCAAAACCACCGTTGTATTAAGGGCCACCGACGGAAGGCTAATCAAAGAGATGGATGCCGCCGCAGGTGTAAACCAAATGGATGTACA
- a CDS encoding response regulator, with amino-acid sequence MKNRILFAEDDPFNRLVFNALLKNEPYEITWVENGEAAIDTFRNSSFDLAIIDIRMPLKDGFEVASFIRAQPGSDLPILALTADNSPAEKRRCREAGMNAFLSKPVPGNQLLEEINRLLVGSPSE; translated from the coding sequence ATGAAGAACCGGATATTGTTCGCGGAGGACGATCCCTTTAATCGTCTTGTCTTTAACGCGCTCCTGAAAAATGAGCCGTACGAAATTACCTGGGTAGAAAATGGCGAAGCAGCCATTGATACCTTCAGGAATTCCTCTTTTGATCTTGCCATTATAGATATCCGGATGCCGTTGAAGGACGGGTTCGAGGTAGCTTCTTTTATCCGCGCTCAGCCGGGAAGCGATTTACCTATCCTTGCCTTAACAGCTGACAATTCACCCGCTGAAAAAAGGCGGTGCCGGGAAGCAGGCATGAACGCGTTTTTATCCAAACCAGTTCCCGGTAATCAGCTATTGGAAGAGATCAACCGTCTCCTGGTTGGGTCGCCATCAGAATAA
- a CDS encoding RagB/SusD family nutrient uptake outer membrane protein, producing the protein MKRSLYKGVATVSIGASILFFSCTKLDTKVYDEILESSYRPTEGDIPSIIGPVYTQMRGMFAGWQGHFDLQEEPGDIIVTPTRPNGWDDAGTYKRMHRHEWSTTEWQPTNLWNNCYAGINSANRVLSQIENGSIPVTTNKEGLIAELKTARAFYYSYLVDTHGNVPIVSDYLGGTLPKQSTRVEVYNFVEKELLENMDKLSEVADATTYGRFTKWGAKAILARLYLNAEVYTGTAQWDKCIQQCDDIIGSNKYILEPSYKTNFQTTNEVSKENIFAVPYDEVFATQFTIHMKTLATAHRDVLAMAAQPWGGNCAVPQFINTYDPDDSRLKDTWIMGPQYSVRTGQLILTYTKDVPSINQTGFFDGYRIGKYEIKVGATGGLSTDYPIFRLADVKMMKAECLLRKGQAGDAATIVSEVRTRAFAANPSKATVTGAQLQQGSSYNYGFWENGAVVNPEGGADIPFGRFLDELGWEFAAEGRRRSDLIRFGVFHRKTWFNHRPRTDGKPRFLFPIPQGELDKNPNLKQNPDYIQ; encoded by the coding sequence ATGAAAAGAAGCCTATATAAAGGAGTGGCCACAGTAAGCATCGGCGCTTCCATCTTATTTTTTTCCTGCACCAAGCTGGATACCAAAGTGTACGATGAGATTCTGGAATCTTCCTACCGTCCTACGGAAGGCGATATTCCATCTATTATTGGTCCCGTATATACGCAGATGCGCGGCATGTTCGCAGGATGGCAGGGACATTTTGATTTGCAGGAAGAACCCGGAGATATCATTGTAACGCCCACTCGTCCCAACGGATGGGACGATGCAGGCACTTATAAAAGAATGCACCGCCATGAATGGAGCACCACCGAATGGCAACCCACGAATTTGTGGAACAACTGCTACGCGGGCATCAACAGCGCCAACAGGGTGCTTTCCCAGATCGAGAATGGTTCCATTCCCGTTACCACCAATAAGGAAGGACTGATCGCGGAACTGAAAACCGCGCGCGCTTTCTATTACTCCTACCTCGTGGATACACACGGAAACGTGCCCATCGTGTCCGATTACCTGGGCGGAACCCTGCCCAAACAAAGCACCCGTGTGGAAGTGTACAACTTCGTGGAAAAGGAATTGCTGGAAAACATGGATAAGTTGTCTGAAGTTGCGGACGCAACTACTTACGGCCGGTTCACGAAATGGGGCGCGAAAGCCATCCTCGCCAGGCTGTACCTGAATGCAGAGGTATATACGGGTACTGCGCAATGGGACAAATGTATCCAGCAATGCGATGACATTATCGGCAGCAATAAATATATTCTGGAGCCCAGCTACAAAACTAATTTCCAGACCACGAACGAAGTATCGAAGGAGAATATCTTCGCCGTGCCCTACGATGAGGTGTTCGCCACGCAGTTCACCATCCACATGAAAACGCTGGCCACCGCGCACCGTGATGTGCTGGCCATGGCCGCGCAACCCTGGGGTGGCAACTGCGCCGTTCCACAGTTCATCAACACCTATGATCCCGATGATTCCCGCCTGAAAGATACCTGGATTATGGGACCGCAGTACAGTGTAAGAACCGGGCAGCTTATTCTTACCTACACCAAAGATGTGCCCAGCATCAACCAAACCGGGTTCTTCGATGGCTACAGGATTGGTAAGTATGAAATTAAAGTGGGTGCCACCGGCGGACTAAGTACCGATTACCCGATCTTCCGCCTGGCCGATGTAAAAATGATGAAGGCCGAATGCCTGCTCCGCAAAGGACAGGCCGGTGATGCAGCCACCATTGTGTCTGAAGTGAGAACGCGGGCATTCGCGGCGAACCCCTCCAAAGCGACTGTAACAGGCGCCCAGTTGCAACAGGGCAGTTCCTACAACTATGGCTTCTGGGAGAATGGCGCGGTAGTAAATCCCGAAGGGGGAGCCGATATTCCTTTTGGAAGATTCCTGGATGAACTGGGTTGGGAATTTGCGGCGGAAGGCAGAAGAAGAAGTGACCTGATCCGGTTCGGGGTGTTCCACCGCAAAACCTGGTTCAATCACCGTCCGAGAACAGATGGGAAACCGAGGTTCCTTTTCCCCATCCCGCAGGGAGAACTGGATAAGAACCCTAACCTGAAACAGAATCCCGATTATATACAGTAA
- a CDS encoding SusC/RagA family TonB-linked outer membrane protein, whose translation MNFWTKTLLHYRPCATAKKIREPLVPLLLLLFTLLSQMAIGQTKFTVKGKVTGENGAALAGVSVLEKNTSNGVTTGTDGTFSIDVSKQNAILTVSFVGYETADVAVGNRLNINITLNPEATSLTDVVVIGYGKQKKTEVTSAVASVKQEDFTKGFARDAGQLIQGKVAGLAISTSSGDPNATTQISLRGNSTITSSTQPLILIDGIPGAINSVAPEDIESVDVLKDGSAAAIYGTRGTNGVILITTKKRNGNRPATLTYDGYVSVQSIARKMEFLDAADYRRLIADGFFPSNQKYDYGTSTDWLGEITRTPVSQTHNLTLQGGNGQTNYVASMNYRHWEGLFLRSNNQQFTGRLEANHSMLDGKLKFNVGVISRNRKYFSGPNYSYIYRQAIIRNPTDSVYDYMGRWKEDPNGYNYDNPVRPIEEVEGESKMQETRLNGSVVFSPIRDLNFKLLVSNVKENWLTGYAESFDHRASVINGRRGYASRSTSLRDDRLLEFTTDYSKSFGLHKATVLGGYSYQDVTNESFEAWNSHFPTELFTYNELGVGDAYKQVNIPGIPARPYGMESGKNNFRLIGFFARVNYTFNEKYMLLASVRREGSTKFGENYKNATFPAVSAGWRLSKESFMQNVTFIDDLKFRVGFGVTGTAPNNNYDGLISYAYQTSRFLSNGQWVQPLVPTRNPNPNLRWEKKSEYNAGLDFAMFRNKLSGSIDLYQRTTNDLLYDLPVATPPNLVGTTRANAGTMKNKGVEVLLNYNFINTKDVGLDANITYSFNKNELVSINSDLASSTVTFFNAGYTGEPIQLATHRIEVGQPVGNFFGYKSIDIDENGKWIIEGEDGKPKPLASASDQDRKILGNGLPKHTAAMNVSFRYKRFDMALNMRGAFGYQILNFQRLYYENPTIKQYNMLKTALDPVYGKTMLNNPLTYVSYYIENGDHWKFDNITLGYNIPVANSKYFKNARVYVSGLNMLVLTGYKGIDPELSRGGLDAGNDSRDKYPTTRTYTFGVNFTL comes from the coding sequence ATGAACTTCTGGACCAAAACGCTACTGCATTACCGGCCATGCGCCACAGCGAAGAAGATACGGGAACCCCTGGTACCATTACTGCTCTTGCTTTTTACGCTGCTTTCACAGATGGCCATCGGGCAAACGAAGTTTACGGTGAAAGGAAAAGTGACTGGAGAGAATGGTGCTGCGCTGGCAGGTGTGAGCGTGCTTGAAAAGAATACCAGCAATGGCGTGACCACCGGTACCGATGGGACTTTCTCTATTGACGTAAGCAAGCAGAACGCCATACTTACCGTGAGCTTTGTTGGCTACGAAACCGCGGATGTAGCCGTAGGCAACAGGCTGAACATTAATATTACACTGAACCCCGAAGCTACCAGTCTTACTGATGTGGTGGTAATCGGTTACGGCAAGCAGAAGAAAACCGAAGTAACCAGTGCCGTGGCCAGCGTGAAGCAGGAAGATTTTACCAAAGGTTTCGCACGCGACGCGGGTCAACTGATCCAGGGTAAAGTGGCGGGCCTTGCGATCTCCACTTCAAGTGGCGATCCCAATGCCACCACCCAGATCTCTTTGCGCGGAAACAGTACCATTACTTCTTCCACGCAGCCACTCATCCTGATTGATGGTATTCCGGGCGCGATCAACTCGGTTGCGCCGGAAGATATTGAGTCGGTGGACGTACTGAAAGATGGATCCGCCGCCGCCATCTACGGCACGCGTGGCACCAACGGTGTAATCCTGATTACGACTAAGAAGCGCAATGGTAACCGTCCGGCAACACTCACGTATGATGGGTATGTAAGTGTTCAATCTATCGCCCGGAAAATGGAGTTCCTCGATGCCGCCGATTACAGAAGGCTCATCGCGGATGGCTTCTTCCCCTCCAATCAGAAATATGATTATGGCACCAGCACCGATTGGCTGGGCGAAATTACCAGAACGCCCGTGAGCCAGACGCATAACCTTACTTTACAGGGCGGAAACGGCCAAACCAATTATGTGGCTTCCATGAACTACAGGCATTGGGAAGGTCTGTTCCTCCGCTCCAACAACCAGCAGTTCACCGGTCGTTTGGAAGCCAACCATTCCATGCTGGATGGTAAACTGAAATTCAACGTTGGCGTGATTTCCAGGAACCGGAAATATTTTTCCGGCCCCAACTACAGCTATATCTACCGCCAGGCCATCATCAGGAATCCTACCGATAGTGTGTACGATTATATGGGAAGATGGAAAGAAGATCCCAACGGCTACAACTACGATAACCCCGTTCGTCCCATAGAAGAAGTGGAAGGCGAATCGAAAATGCAGGAAACCAGGCTGAACGGAAGTGTGGTGTTCTCACCCATCCGCGACCTGAATTTTAAATTGCTGGTATCAAATGTAAAAGAGAACTGGCTTACGGGTTATGCCGAATCCTTCGACCATCGCGCCTCCGTAATTAATGGAAGAAGAGGATATGCTTCGCGAAGCACTAGTCTGCGCGACGACCGTTTGCTCGAATTCACGACAGATTATTCGAAGTCCTTCGGTTTGCACAAAGCCACTGTTCTCGGCGGTTACAGCTACCAGGATGTGACCAACGAAAGTTTCGAAGCATGGAACTCTCACTTTCCCACAGAACTTTTCACTTACAACGAACTAGGCGTGGGTGATGCTTACAAGCAGGTGAACATCCCCGGTATCCCGGCCAGGCCATACGGTATGGAAAGCGGCAAGAACAACTTCCGCCTCATCGGTTTCTTCGCCAGGGTGAACTATACTTTTAACGAGAAATACATGTTGCTGGCCAGTGTGCGGAGAGAAGGTTCCACCAAGTTCGGGGAAAACTACAAGAACGCCACCTTCCCCGCGGTATCCGCGGGATGGCGCCTGAGTAAGGAAAGTTTTATGCAGAACGTTACTTTCATTGATGACCTTAAATTCAGGGTGGGATTCGGTGTAACCGGAACCGCGCCCAACAACAACTACGATGGGCTCATCAGTTACGCATACCAAACCAGCCGCTTCCTCAGCAACGGGCAATGGGTACAGCCACTGGTACCTACCCGTAACCCCAACCCGAACCTGCGTTGGGAAAAGAAAAGCGAATACAACGCCGGACTTGATTTCGCCATGTTCCGCAATAAGCTCAGCGGTAGCATAGACCTGTACCAGAGAACTACCAACGATCTGCTGTACGACCTGCCCGTGGCCACACCGCCCAACCTGGTGGGTACCACCAGAGCCAATGCCGGCACCATGAAGAACAAAGGGGTGGAAGTATTGCTGAACTATAATTTCATCAACACCAAAGATGTTGGCCTGGATGCGAACATCACTTACTCTTTTAATAAGAACGAACTGGTTTCCATCAACAGCGACCTCGCTTCCTCTACCGTTACTTTCTTCAATGCGGGTTATACGGGAGAACCTATTCAGCTCGCCACCCACAGGATTGAGGTAGGACAACCGGTGGGTAATTTCTTCGGCTACAAATCCATCGACATCGACGAGAACGGTAAGTGGATCATCGAAGGCGAAGACGGCAAGCCGAAGCCGCTGGCTTCCGCCAGTGATCAGGACAGGAAAATACTGGGCAACGGGCTACCCAAACATACCGCGGCCATGAACGTTTCTTTCCGCTACAAAAGGTTCGATATGGCGCTCAACATGCGCGGCGCATTCGGTTACCAGATACTCAACTTCCAGCGGCTGTATTATGAAAACCCCACCATCAAGCAATACAATATGCTGAAAACCGCGCTTGATCCGGTGTATGGCAAAACCATGCTGAACAATCCGCTCACTTATGTTTCCTATTATATCGAAAATGGTGACCACTGGAAATTCGACAACATCACGCTGGGCTACAATATTCCCGTGGCCAACAGCAAATATTTTAAAAACGCAAGAGTATATGTTTCAGGGCTGAACATGCTGGTACTTACCGGTTACAAAGGCATTGATCCTGAACTGAGCCGTGGCGGACTGGATGCCGGAAACGATTCCCGCGATAAGTACCCCACCACCCGCACTTATACTTTTGGCGTAAACTTCACCTTATAA